From a region of the Mercurialis annua linkage group LG1-X, ddMerAnnu1.2, whole genome shotgun sequence genome:
- the LOC126685674 gene encoding uncharacterized GPI-anchored protein At1g61900: MGCFLTVNRLNGSSCQKLLLFVFWLSSFQDVASIQTLLKPSHVSSTSELATPPLTGLFDPIEISPAVFPHYPYPNESLPPMYPTFPTTYEPNLTGNCPVNFSAMSDLIFKTASDCSLPLAALVGNVICCPQLNSLLHIFQGYYSINSDKLVLGNVVANDCFSDIISILTSRGANSTIPKLCSVKSANLTGGSCPIKDVASFEKIVNTSKLLEACMFVDPLKECCRPICQSAIMEAVLQISNTRSMINENKELMNEPSRVDTVSDCKSVVYSYLSRKLSADAANSAFRTLSACKVNKVCPLNFTEPSEVIEACRNVAAPSPSCCSSLNTYIAGIQKQMLITNKQAIICATVFGSLLRKGGVMTDVFELCDIDLKDFSIQEYTQQGCLLRSWPADVVFDNSTGFSFSCDLTDNIAAPWPTSSSMSTLSLCAPEMSLPALPTSETLKNPGNRDGGLEFAVPIFSFFIFSTLLY; the protein is encoded by the exons ATGGGCTGTTTCTTGACTGTTAATCGACTCAATG GTTCATCGTGCCAAAAGCTCTTATTGTTTGTATTTTGGCTATCCAGTTTTCAAGATGTTGCATCAATTCAGACTCTGCTTAAACCTAGTCACGTTTCTTCTACATCTGAGTTAGCTACTCCACCTCTTACTGGTCTTTTTGATCCCATAGAAATATCACCGGCTGTTTTCCCCCATTACCCCTATCCTAATGAATCTTTGCCACCTATGTACCCAACTTTTCCCACCACATATGAACCAAATTTAACTGGGAATTGTCCTGTAAATTTCTCTGCTATGTCAGATCTCATATTTAAGACAGCATCTGACTGCTCTCTGCCCTTAGCAGCTCTTGTAGGAAATGTTATATGTTGTCCGCAACTTAACAGTTTACTGCACATCTTCCAGGGATATTACAGCATCAACTCTGATAAGCTGGTTTTGGGGAATGTTGTTGCTAATGATTGTTTTTCAGATATCATTAGTATCTTAACCAGCAGAGGGGCCAATAGCACAATACCTAAACTTTGTTCTGTAAAGTCAGCAAATCTCACTGGTGGGTCTTGTCCTATAAAGGATGTAGCTAGCTTTGAGAAAATAGTTAATACAAGCAAGTTACTGGAAGCCTGTATGTTTGTCGATCCTCTTAAAGAGTGCTGCAGACCAATTTGCCAGTCTGCAATTATGGAAGCAGTTCTTCAAATTTCTAATACACGATCGATGATCAATGAGAACAAAGAGTTAATGAATGAGCCTAGTCGTGTTGATACTGTCAGTGACTGTAAAAGTGTGGTTTATTCGTATCTCTCTAGGAAGCTCTCAGCAGATGCTGCCAATAGTGCATTTCGAACATTATCTGCCTGCAAAGTTAACAAGG TTTGTCCTTTGAATTTCACAGAGCCATCTGAGGTAATTGAAGCATGTCGCAATGTTGCTGCTCCTAGTCCTTCTTGTTGTAGCTCATTGAATACTTATATTGCTGGGATACAAAAGCAAATGCTAATTACAAACAAGCAAGCCATAATCTGTGCAACAGTGTTTGGGTCCTTGCTACGGAAAGGTGGGGTCATGACAGATGTATTCGAGCTCTGCGACATTGACTTGAAAGATTTTAGCATCCAAG AATATACTCAACaag GGTGTCTACTTCGTAGCTGGCCTGCAGATGTTGTATTTGACAATTCAACAGGATTCAGCTTCTCTTGTGACTTGACTGACAACATAGCAGCCCCATGGCCGACTTCATCTTCCATGTCAACCTTGTCTCTTTGTGCTCCAG AAATGTCTTTACCTGCACTGCCAACATCAGAGACATTAAAAAATCCTG GCAATCGCGATGGTGGATTGGAGTTTGCGGTGcccattttttcattttttattttcagtacATTGTTGTACTGA
- the LOC126685697 gene encoding protein GAMETE CELL DEFECTIVE 1, mitochondrial gives MQNIHRIVSRFSSANVVRFVKEKSKPSFGNGTKVLDNSIGGYGVVSTRVFSEKSGGGGENGGKNDWESVVGGSFGVGAGSDDLGWDSASSWSTGMTKDHFDGEFVGQKADSSASASVSSGLNTSENALVYSLQEVEDRIRELEAENKKGKVFVDGWGEKMREISVLLKQVKEPGARGSFLKYSEKDEMYRLHKENPEVYTVEKLAKDYRIMRQRVHAILWLKQLEEEEEKKLGHPLDNSVELLLDNFPEFFNSHDREFHVASLPYKPDFKVMPEGWDGVTKDLDEVHYEISKKEDEMLYEEFVQKMNFNKMKLAGKVKCHKYSRRRPSEGWNFTVEKMGAKGKRGGSGGWKFVSLPDGSSRPLNEMEKMYVRRETPRRRRKILP, from the exons ATGCAAAATATTCATAGGATTGTGTCGCGTTTTTCGTCGGCCAATGTTGTGAGGTTTGTGAAAGAAAAGAGTAAACCCAGTTTTGGAAATGGAACAAAGGTATTAGACAATTCTATTGGAGGTTACGGAGTTGTTAGCACGCGGGTTTTCTCGGAAAAGTCGGGTGGTGGTGGTGAGAACGGAGGGAAAAATGATTGGGAGAGTGTTGTTGGGGGATCTTTCGGTGTTGGAGCTGGTTCTGATGATTTGGGTTGGGATTCTGCTTCATCGTGGTCGACTGGAAtgacaaaggatcattttgatGGAGAGTTTGTGGGTCAGAAGGCGGATTCTAGCGCTAGCGCTAGCGTTAGCAGTGGGTTGAATACTTCTGAGAATGCGTTGGTCTATAGTTTGCAGGAAGTTGAAGATAGGATAAGAGAACTTGAGGCAGAAAATAAGAAGGGAAAGGTTTTTGTTGATGGTTGGGGTGAGAAGATGCGCGAGATTAGTGTGCTGTTGAAACAAGTGAAGGAGCCTGGTGCTAGAGGATCTTTCTTGAAGTACTCGGAGAAGGATGAGATGTATCGGTTGCACAAAGAAAATCCTGAAGTTTACACTGTTGAGAAGCTTGCTAAGGACTATAGGATTATGAGACAGCGGGTGCATGCTATTCTCTGGCTGAAACAACTCGAGGAGGAAGAGGAGAAAAAACTTGGTCATCCTTTGGATAACTCTGTTGAACTCTTGCTTGATAATTTCCCGGA ATTCTTTAATTCTCATGACCGAGAATTTCATGTAGCATCCCTTCCTTACAAGCCTGATTTCAAGGTGATGCCAGAGGGTTGGGATGGTGTCACCAAAGACTTGGATGAAGTCCACTATGAGATATCCAAGAAGGAGGATGAGATGCTCTATGAAGAATTTGTTCAGAAGATGAACTTCAATAAAATGAAG TTGGCAGGGAAGGTAAAATGCCACAAGTATAGCAGGAGGCGTCCTTCGGAGGGATGGAACTTCACAGTAGAGAAAATGGGAGCAAAAGGGAAGCGCGGCGGTAGCGGTGGCTGGAAGTTCGTAAGCTTGCCAGATGGATCCAGCCGACCGCTGAATGAGATGGAGAAGATGTATGTTAGACGAGAGACTCCCCGACGCAGACGCAAGATTCTTCCTTGA
- the LOC126685687 gene encoding GTPase-activating protein GYP1 has protein sequence MKNMNNHDNNNSSTLDSRFNQTLKNVQGLLKGRSIPGKVLLTRKNDPPEDPSLQERSPSFGRSFSENDAGTSDRMDMSKQAETWGSGKKNDNAATNKLKPSMSNIEFESKPKDIHKSPIGARATDSARIMKFTKELSETTVILERLRELAWSGVPPYMRPNVWRLLLGYAPPNSDRREGILRRKRLEYLDCVAQFYDIPDTERSDDEINMLRQISVDCPRTVPDVTFFQQEQVQKSLERILYTWAIRHPASGYVQGINDLATPFLVVFLSEHLQGNINKWSITDLSQDKISNIEADCYGCLSKLLDGMQDHYTFAQPGIQRLVFKLKELVRRIDEPVSRHMEEQGLEFLQFAFRWFNCLLIREIPFHLVTRLWDTYLAEGDALPDFLVYIYASFLLTWSDKLQKLEFQEMVMFLQHLPTQNWTHQELEMVLSRAYMWHSMFNSSPSHLAS, from the exons ATGAAGAACATGAACAACCACGACAACAATAACAGTTCGACCCTGGATTCAAGATTCAATCAAACTCTCAAAAATGTCCAAGG GTTGCTTAAAGGTCGCAGTATTCCTGGTAAAGTACTATTGACTAGAAAAAACGATCCACCAGAGGATCCAAGCTTACAAGAAAGATCTCCTAGTTTTGGAAGAAGCTTTTCAGAAAATGATGCCGGCACAAGTGATCGAATGGACATGTCAAAGCAA GCAGAAACTTGGGGTTCAGGAAAGAAAAATGATAATGCAGCAACAAACAAGCTGAAACCTTCAATGTCTAATATTGAGTTTGAATCAAAACCCAAAGACATTCACAAGTCCCCTATTGGTGCTAGAGCTACAGATTCTGCAAGAATTATGAAGTTTACCAAGGAATTATCAGAAACAACAGTAATATTAG AGAGATTGCGGGAGTTAGCTTGGAGTGGTGTACCACCATATATGCGCCCCAATGTTTGGAGGCTTCTCTTG GGATATGCACCGCCTAATTCAGATAGAAGGGAAGGCATTTTGAGAAGGAAGCGGCTTGAGTATCTTGATTGTGTTGCTCAGTTTTATGATATTCCAGATACAGAACGTTCAGATGATGAGATCAATATGCTTCGCCAG ATATCTGTTGATTGCCCAAGAACTGTACCTGATGTGACCTTTTTTCAGCAAGAACAAGTTCAGAAATCCTTGGAGCGTATTTTGTATACATG GGCAATTCGGCATCCTGCAAGCGGATATGTGCAGGGAATAAATGATCTTGCTACACCTTTCCTGGTTGTTTTCTTGTCAGAACATTTACAAGGAAACATCAATAAATGGTCCATAACTGATCTATCTCAGGATAAAATCTCCAATATAGAGGCTGATTGTTATGGGTGCCTATCAAAGTTATTAGATGGCATGCAAGACCATTACACGTTTGCTCAACCTGGAATTCAGAGACTTGTGTTCAAGTTGAAGGAACTGGTTAGGCGGATTGATG AACCTGTTTCGAGGCACATGGAAGAACAAGGGcttgaatttcttcaatttGCTTTTCGCTGGTTCAACTGTCTTTTAATACGTGAG ATCCCTTTTCATCTTGTTACCCGCCTGTGGGACACCTACCTTGCTGAAGGAGATGCATTGCCAGATTTCCTTGTGTACATATATGCCAGTTTTCTTTTAACG TGGTCAGACAAGCTTCAGAAACTTGAATTTCAAGAAATGGTGATGTTTCTACAACATCTTCCAACTCAGAACTGGACACACCAAGAGCTGGAGATGGTACTTTCTAGAGCATATATGTGGCACAGTATGTTCAACAGCTCCCCCAGCCACTTAGCTAGCTAG